Proteins from a genomic interval of Niabella soli DSM 19437:
- a CDS encoding C40 family peptidase, translating into MKYGIITVPAAPVRKRANHRKEMVNQLLFGEQVAILDVKHKEWFKVKSLYDGYKGWITWHMLQEIGEQAVGAVMPPFVAEDLLNEIVINGTRMHIPMGSFLWNLEKGKGTVGNLNYTYKGGQTPPPGSFKELQAAVEKYARQWINAPYLWGGKTILGVDCSGFVQTIFKRVGVPLQRDAWQQAEQGVEIQRLQDAQAGDLAFFNDKEEIVHVGLLLGPDKIIHSSGRVRIDPIDKKGITNSDTGRRTHQLQLIKRVLPQ; encoded by the coding sequence ATGAAGTATGGGATCATTACCGTTCCGGCTGCACCGGTGCGCAAAAGGGCAAATCACAGAAAGGAGATGGTTAATCAACTGCTTTTTGGTGAACAGGTGGCCATTCTGGATGTTAAACATAAGGAATGGTTTAAAGTAAAAAGCCTCTATGATGGCTATAAAGGATGGATTACCTGGCATATGCTGCAGGAGATCGGGGAACAAGCTGTGGGTGCAGTCATGCCGCCTTTTGTAGCAGAAGATCTATTAAATGAGATCGTGATCAACGGCACCCGGATGCATATACCCATGGGCTCATTTTTATGGAACCTCGAAAAGGGGAAGGGAACTGTTGGAAATCTGAACTATACTTATAAAGGGGGGCAAACCCCGCCCCCGGGAAGTTTTAAAGAACTGCAGGCCGCGGTAGAGAAATATGCCAGACAATGGATTAACGCGCCCTATTTATGGGGTGGAAAAACCATATTGGGTGTGGATTGCAGCGGTTTTGTACAAACAATTTTTAAACGCGTAGGCGTTCCCCTGCAACGGGATGCCTGGCAACAAGCGGAACAAGGTGTCGAGATTCAACGGTTACAGGATGCGCAAGCCGGTGACCTGGCATTCTTTAACGATAAGGAAGAGATCGTTCATGTGGGATTATTACTGGGGCCTGATAAAATTATCCATTCTTCCGGCCGGGTGCGTATTGATCCGATCGACAAAAAAGGAATTACAAACAGTGACACGGGAAGGCGTACGCATCAGTTACAATTAATAAAAAGAGTACTGCCTCAATAA
- a CDS encoding RNA polymerase sigma factor — translation MNREELNHMSDQQLLQQYRREQDRFWLGILLQRYTLLLFGVCMKYLKDETEAQDAVQQIFLKVIQEVHKYKIDYFKSWLYTVAKNHCLSVLRDRKGKIPVELNENDLEDQVEPAPEETAEVTPEILQNALNALSPEQRQSVTLFYLEKKSYQDISESQGYSLMQVKSFIQNGKRNLKLLIQKIARESKKEND, via the coding sequence GTGAACCGAGAGGAACTAAACCATATGAGCGACCAGCAACTATTGCAGCAGTACCGGCGGGAGCAGGATCGTTTCTGGTTGGGTATTTTGCTGCAACGCTATACCCTGCTGCTGTTTGGCGTTTGCATGAAATATTTAAAAGATGAAACGGAAGCTCAGGATGCGGTACAACAAATCTTTTTAAAGGTGATCCAGGAGGTGCATAAATACAAGATCGACTATTTTAAATCCTGGCTCTACACCGTTGCTAAAAATCACTGCCTGTCCGTTTTAAGAGACCGGAAAGGCAAGATCCCAGTGGAGCTCAATGAAAATGATTTAGAGGATCAGGTAGAACCGGCGCCGGAAGAAACCGCTGAGGTTACCCCCGAGATTTTACAAAATGCATTAAATGCTTTGAGCCCTGAGCAGCGTCAATCAGTAACTTTGTTCTATCTTGAAAAAAAAAGCTATCAGGATATAAGTGAATCGCAGGGATACAGTTTAATGCAGGTAAAAAGTTTTATCCAGAATGGAAAAAGAAATTTAAAGCTGCTGATACAAAAAATCGCAAGGGAGTCAAAAAAAGAAAATGACTGA